One Gimesia sp. genomic window carries:
- a CDS encoding D-alanine--D-alanine ligase has product MSHSPAQPSTLLNIVVLAGGESAESDISLKSGENVSRALTARGHQVVTVDPSLVDLETYDWSTCDVVFLALHGTYGEDGTIQATLERLGVPYSGCDAPTSKLAFSKSASKERFIQQNVSTPSYVLIHESDDAQRIEQHARCMGYPLVVKPDAQGSSLGVTIVQSPEELPQALSRCFHYDSFGIMESAIAGTEWTVSLVDDDVLPLIQIETPHEFFDYEAKYLEDSTQYHFEFQQTTNVIQSIIKTGVGACQALGTSGIVRVDILLDRFQQPWVLEVNTIPGFTDHSLVPKAAARAGLDFGELCERVLLSRLAKVTTRPQN; this is encoded by the coding sequence ATGAGCCATTCACCAGCACAACCCTCGACCCTTTTAAACATTGTGGTACTTGCCGGCGGGGAATCTGCCGAAAGTGACATCAGCCTGAAGAGTGGCGAGAACGTGTCGCGCGCGTTGACTGCGCGAGGACATCAGGTGGTGACGGTCGATCCTTCCCTGGTCGATCTGGAAACTTATGACTGGTCAACCTGCGACGTCGTGTTCCTGGCATTGCACGGAACCTACGGCGAAGATGGCACCATCCAGGCCACACTCGAACGCTTAGGTGTTCCCTACTCCGGCTGTGATGCTCCCACTTCCAAGCTGGCCTTCAGTAAGTCGGCCTCCAAGGAACGTTTCATTCAGCAGAATGTGAGCACTCCTTCCTACGTATTGATCCACGAATCAGACGACGCCCAGCGGATCGAACAGCATGCCCGCTGCATGGGTTATCCGCTGGTGGTCAAGCCAGACGCCCAGGGCTCCAGCCTCGGGGTGACCATTGTTCAATCGCCCGAAGAACTGCCGCAGGCGCTGTCCCGCTGTTTTCATTATGACTCTTTCGGCATTATGGAGTCGGCAATCGCGGGTACAGAGTGGACCGTCAGCCTCGTCGATGACGACGTGCTGCCTTTGATTCAGATCGAAACGCCTCACGAATTTTTCGACTACGAAGCCAAGTACCTGGAAGACTCGACTCAGTATCACTTCGAGTTCCAGCAGACGACGAACGTGATTCAGTCGATCATTAAAACGGGCGTCGGTGCCTGCCAGGCACTGGGCACGAGCGGCATTGTACGGGTCGATATCCTGCTGGATCGCTTTCAGCAGCCCTGGGTACTGGAAGTAAATACCATTCCCGGCTTCACCGACCATTCGCTGGTCCCCAAAGCGGCCGCCCGGGCGGGTCTCGACTTTGGCGAATTGTGCGAACGGGTCCTGCTCAGCCGCCTGGCGAAAGTCACTACCCGCCCGCAAAACTGA
- a CDS encoding phytanoyl-CoA dioxygenase family protein: MTEDAIVQEYREQGFVHIPEFYSAEQLAQIRAAVDRFNREVVPGVPENDVVFEADGIAIRNCWRMQIHDPFFAELPQSAQLQPLIAALVNGTPLCMGVETFNKPAKVGSGVPPHQDNAYFCQEPPDVLTVWVALDEVTPENGPVQYVGGSHLKGLQVHTPSGVKGNSFGLAEDVDAATATPALIKAGDVLIHHCQTIHFSDPNVSDHPRLGLLMVFRGEHTQDSPEMKAAYQKARALMESQAS, translated from the coding sequence ATGACTGAAGACGCCATCGTTCAGGAATACCGGGAACAGGGGTTTGTGCACATTCCCGAATTCTATTCTGCCGAACAGCTGGCCCAGATCCGTGCCGCGGTCGATCGCTTTAATCGGGAAGTCGTTCCCGGGGTACCAGAGAACGATGTGGTCTTTGAAGCGGACGGTATCGCGATTCGCAACTGCTGGCGGATGCAGATCCATGATCCGTTCTTCGCGGAACTTCCGCAGTCAGCACAGCTGCAGCCCCTGATTGCTGCCCTGGTCAACGGCACACCGCTCTGTATGGGAGTCGAGACGTTTAACAAACCGGCGAAAGTCGGCTCGGGTGTACCGCCGCATCAGGACAATGCCTACTTCTGTCAGGAACCGCCGGACGTGCTTACGGTCTGGGTCGCCCTGGATGAAGTCACGCCGGAAAACGGACCGGTACAATACGTGGGTGGTTCTCATTTAAAAGGCCTGCAGGTACATACGCCATCAGGCGTCAAAGGAAATTCGTTCGGTCTGGCGGAAGACGTTGATGCCGCGACAGCGACGCCTGCACTGATCAAAGCGGGCGATGTGCTGATCCATCACTGTCAGACGATTCATTTCAGCGATCCCAATGTCAGCGATCATCCGCGGCTCGGTCTGTTGATGGTCTTTCGAGGTGAACACACACAGGATTCGCCTGAAATGAAAGCCGCCTATCAGAAAGCACGGGCCCTGATGGAGTCACAGGCGAGCTGA
- the acs gene encoding acetate--CoA ligase, whose amino-acid sequence MSDQANENIESVLQETRSFPPPAEFVEQANISSKEQYEELWNRAKDDPAGFWGDLAQGLEWSQPYDQVLEGEMPDTKWFTGGKINASVNCIDRHLDSWRKNKAAIVWEGEPGDTRVLRYQDLYREVCKFANCLKKLGVETGDRVTLYMPMVPELAIAMLACSRIGATHSIIFGGFSADAIADRNNDAQAKLVITADGGWRRGKNIPLKEAVDQSLEKSPSVEKVVVYRRTGCEVDMVPDRDYWWHDLMEDVSAECDPVELDSEHPLFILYTSGSTGKPKGVQHSTGGYLLGTMMTSKWVFDLKEDDTYWCTADIGWITGHSYIVYGPLANGATTVMYEGAPNWPDEGRFWEIIEKYQVNIFYTAPTAIRAFIKWGDEWPNKYDLSSLRLLGTVGEPINPEAWMWYHSVIGQERCPIVDTWWQTETGGIMMSPLPGVTATKPGSCTTPLPGVVPDIVTAEGESLGDNQGGLLVMRQPWPHMLRTLYGDHERFKDVYFSTIEGCYLAGDSARRDEDGYYWIMGRIDDVINVSGHRLSTMEVESALVAHPKVAEAAVVGFPHEIKGEGICCFVTLTTEDGSDELKNELKQHVRTQIGVVATPDEIRFAAALPKTRSGKIMRRLLRDIAAGRESTGDTTTLEDFNVIANLKQKED is encoded by the coding sequence ATGAGTGACCAGGCTAACGAAAACATTGAAAGTGTTCTTCAGGAAACTCGATCATTTCCGCCGCCAGCCGAGTTCGTCGAACAGGCCAATATTTCGAGCAAAGAACAGTACGAAGAGCTCTGGAACCGGGCCAAGGATGATCCGGCCGGTTTCTGGGGCGATCTGGCTCAGGGACTGGAATGGTCTCAGCCTTATGATCAGGTCCTCGAAGGCGAGATGCCCGATACCAAATGGTTCACGGGCGGCAAGATCAACGCTTCGGTCAACTGCATCGACCGTCACCTCGACAGCTGGCGGAAAAACAAGGCCGCTATCGTCTGGGAAGGCGAGCCGGGCGATACCCGCGTGCTGCGTTACCAGGACCTGTACCGCGAAGTCTGCAAGTTCGCGAACTGCCTGAAGAAACTGGGCGTTGAGACCGGCGACCGCGTCACCCTGTATATGCCCATGGTTCCCGAACTGGCCATCGCCATGCTGGCCTGCTCCCGCATCGGGGCGACACACTCGATCATCTTCGGCGGTTTCAGTGCCGATGCCATCGCCGACCGCAACAACGACGCCCAGGCCAAACTGGTCATCACCGCCGATGGCGGCTGGCGTCGTGGTAAGAACATTCCGCTCAAAGAAGCCGTCGACCAGAGCCTGGAAAAATCACCCAGCGTGGAAAAGGTAGTTGTCTACCGTCGTACCGGCTGTGAAGTCGATATGGTTCCCGATCGCGATTACTGGTGGCACGATCTGATGGAAGACGTCTCCGCAGAATGCGATCCGGTCGAACTCGACAGCGAACACCCGCTGTTCATCCTTTACACTTCCGGAAGTACCGGTAAGCCCAAGGGTGTGCAGCACTCCACCGGCGGTTACCTCCTGGGAACCATGATGACCTCCAAGTGGGTCTTCGACCTCAAAGAAGACGACACCTACTGGTGTACCGCCGACATCGGCTGGATCACCGGTCACAGCTACATCGTCTACGGTCCGCTGGCCAACGGGGCGACCACCGTGATGTACGAAGGGGCTCCCAACTGGCCCGATGAAGGTCGCTTCTGGGAAATCATCGAGAAGTACCAGGTCAACATCTTCTACACGGCCCCGACCGCGATTCGTGCCTTCATCAAGTGGGGCGACGAATGGCCCAACAAGTACGATCTCTCAAGCCTGCGTCTGCTGGGAACCGTGGGTGAGCCGATCAACCCCGAAGCCTGGATGTGGTATCACAGCGTCATCGGCCAGGAACGCTGCCCGATCGTCGATACCTGGTGGCAGACCGAAACCGGCGGCATCATGATGAGCCCGCTGCCCGGCGTGACCGCCACCAAGCCCGGCAGTTGTACGACTCCCCTGCCCGGCGTAGTCCCGGATATCGTCACCGCAGAAGGCGAAAGCCTGGGCGACAACCAGGGCGGTCTGCTCGTGATGCGTCAACCCTGGCCGCACATGCTGCGAACCCTGTACGGCGACCACGAACGGTTCAAAGACGTCTACTTCAGCACCATTGAAGGTTGTTACCTGGCCGGCGACAGTGCCCGCCGCGACGAAGACGGTTACTACTGGATCATGGGTCGTATCGATGACGTGATCAACGTTTCCGGTCACCGCCTGAGTACGATGGAAGTTGAAAGTGCTCTGGTGGCCCATCCCAAAGTTGCCGAAGCAGCCGTGGTGGGCTTCCCGCATGAAATCAAAGGGGAAGGTATCTGCTGTTTCGTCACCCTGACGACAGAAGATGGCAGCGATGAGTTGAAAAACGAACTCAAGCAGCACGTGCGGACTCAGATCGGCGTGGTCGCGACACCGGATGAAATCCGCTTTGCCGCCGCTCTGCCCAAAACCCGCAGTGGTAAAATCATGCGGCGTCTGCTGCGTGACATCGCCGCCGGTCGGGAAAGCACGGGCGATACCACGACGCTGGAAGACTTCAACGTCATCGCGAATCTGAAACAGAAAGAGGACTAA
- the larB gene encoding nickel pincer cofactor biosynthesis protein LarB, whose protein sequence is MVDDQLSQLFELVKQGTLSVEQAVEQAESQGHHKSGMLSSANIDLDRSSRCGYPEVIYCEGKTSTALVEIFTLLLESKQRCLGTRISEEQAETVLKQFPQAIYNQVARTIRIPEKDAAFDEELTKGKITVLTAGTSDRPVAEEAMETLIWMGYEPDLIVDVGVAGPHRLIEQLPRIQNVSAIIVAAGMEGALPSVVGGWVSCPVIAVPTSVGYGASLGGLTALLGMLNSCAANVTVVNINAGFKAGFIAGLIADQQRSSSES, encoded by the coding sequence ATGGTGGATGATCAACTTTCTCAACTGTTTGAACTGGTAAAACAGGGAACGCTCTCTGTGGAGCAGGCGGTCGAGCAGGCGGAGAGCCAGGGACATCACAAATCGGGAATGCTCTCTTCTGCGAACATCGACCTCGATCGCAGTTCCCGCTGCGGTTATCCCGAAGTCATCTACTGCGAAGGCAAGACGTCGACCGCGCTGGTCGAAATCTTCACGCTACTGCTCGAATCAAAACAGCGCTGCCTGGGCACACGGATTTCCGAAGAGCAGGCCGAGACCGTACTCAAGCAGTTTCCACAGGCGATCTACAACCAGGTGGCGCGGACCATTCGCATCCCGGAAAAAGATGCCGCTTTCGACGAAGAGTTGACCAAAGGCAAAATCACCGTTCTGACCGCAGGCACCAGTGATCGCCCCGTCGCGGAAGAGGCGATGGAAACACTGATCTGGATGGGTTACGAGCCGGACCTGATCGTGGACGTGGGCGTCGCTGGACCGCATCGCCTGATCGAACAGTTACCCCGCATTCAGAACGTTTCGGCCATCATTGTGGCTGCCGGCATGGAAGGGGCGCTCCCCTCGGTGGTCGGTGGCTGGGTCTCTTGCCCGGTGATCGCGGTGCCCACGAGCGTCGGTTACGGCGCGAGCCTGGGCGGCCTGACGGCGCTGCTCGGCATGCTCAACAGTTGTGCCGCGAATGTGACCGTGGTTAATATCAATGCAGGCTTCAAAGCCGGTTTCATTGCCGGCCTGATCGCCGACCAGCAGCGTTCCTCCTCCGAAAGTTGA